The following is a genomic window from uncultured Draconibacterium sp..
ACCATGTAAAGGTTGTTCTTGGAGGGCTTGGAGGTGATGAACTTTTTGCAGGTTACGATATTCATAAGTTTACCAATCCTTTTAACGCTGCTCATGCCCATATGCCCTTATGGATGCAAAAAGTTGCCCTATGGAAATCCAGAATCATCTTTAAGTTGCAAAATGCATCCGGAAAACTCCCGATAGACGAATACCGTCGCGGAGTGCAAATGTTACTGGCATTAGGTAATGTAGAAAAATTTTATCTCATAATGCGGAATACATGGGATTATGATGAACCTTTTTACCAGAATATTTATGCAGGTAAATACCAGGGACAAGCGCTACACTTAAATAAAGTTCACCAATATTTCGATAGTCTGTTCGAAAAAGCAAACACCCTAAAAGCCCTTGAACAAGTATTGTTTGTTGAGATGCAAAGCAAAATGATAAACGATTACTTACTGGTGGAAGACCGAATGTCGATGTCGAACTCAGTAGAAGAGCGCGTTCCTTTCCTCGACCTTGATTTGGTTAATTTTGCCAATAGCATTCCGGTACACCTTAAAATCAAGCAAAACCAAACCAAATACCTTTTCCGAAAAGCAATGGAAAACCATTTACCTCCAAAAATTATTACCAAAAAGAAATGGGGCTTTACGGTAAATCCATATCTACAATTCAAAAAAGACTTAAAGGAAGTAGCACAAAATATACTTACCAAAGAGTTTGTTGAACAACAGGGAATCTTCAACTATCAGTACATCGAAAAAATCATCAACTACAAACCATATCCAAAATTACGCTGGCATTACAATTATATTTGGGTAGCACTTGGTATTGCCATTTGGCAAAAAATGTTTATCGAAACCGATAACTTCAAAAAACGGGAGTTTATGCTGGAAGAGTATTTTAATAGATAAAACAAAGGATTATGGAGAAATTAAAAATACTCTATATTGCAAAAAACATTCCAACTCCCAAAAAGAAAACCAATAGGATTATATTCGACATTGCCCAAAATGTAAGCGAATTTTGCAACATCGATTTTTTATTTCCAAAAGAAATAGTACCGTTCTGGTTCCGTAATAATCCCCGATTCTCCTATTTGTATAAATTAAAAGAATGGACGTTTGAAGGATTTAAAATACAATCCATACCCTATATCAAGCTTCCCTTTAAATACATGCAATACTGGCCCTTGTATTTTCTACCTAAAACAGTAAAAAAATATCTTCAAACAAAAGGACAACCTGATCTGGTACATGCGCATTACCTCTTCCCCGATGGACAGATAGCCTACCGCATTAAAAAGAAATATGACATTCCCTATGTACTCACTTTTCGAAATCAAGACAAACAATACATCGAACTCATCTCCCCAAATAATCCGGATTATAAAAAAGCTCAAAAGATTCTTTCTGCAGCAAAACAAGTCTTGGTCCCCAATGGAGGATACAAAGAATTTGTTGATTCGAGTTTTAATGTGGTATGTAAAATTATGCCACATGGAATTGAGGATAAAGTTTTTTGCAAAGAGAAGAAATCCAACCCAAAAGAGATTATTATCCTGAGTGTTGCTGATGGTTTGAGTACAAAAAATGTAGATTGGGTCATTAATGCTTTTAAAAATTATACCGGCGATAACAAAATTAAACTTCGGTTGATTGGTGATGTTTGTAAACGACAAGATATTATCGAACTATCCGCTGAAGAAAAACAGATTGAATTGCTCGGCAAAGTTCCGCGAGAAGATGTACTTCAATACATGAAAGAAAGCGATATTTTTGCCTTACCCAGCAGCAAGGAAACATTTGGATTGGTTTACCTGGAAGCTGCAGCTACAGGAAATGCCATAATTGGCTTCAAAGGCGAAGGAGTTTGGGGAGTATTTGACGAACATAATGAAATGCTGTTTTGCGATAACTTTGTTCAATTCTCAAACCTTCTACATCGTTTGATCAAAGATAACGAGTTGAGGAATAAATTGGTACAAAAAGCCTTTGAGAAAGCAAAAACAATGGAGTGGAGCAATATTCGCAAAATGTATCAATTAATTTATAAATCTTTTGATATTCTCTCGTAGCTTCTTTGGATTACGCCAATTGTTTACTATCCTTTTGATATTCTCAATCTCCACCTTTTCGTAAAAACTGAAGAAGTACAAGATGAAAGGAAACGTGATTAAAAGAAGTGATTTAATCACAAGTCTCCATATAAGTGCTGTCTCCGAAATTAAAATCCCAACCAATACAATAACAGATGCCAATCCAATCATTAAGCCAATTTTTTTCCATTCGTATGGAATGGGATAAGCTTTTTGAGCAAAGTATGTTACACTGGAGAAGAAAAAAACCTGAGATATCAACGTTGCAAAGGCAGCCCCAAATATATCGAACGTTGGAATCAATAATATATTAAGACCAATATTAATAAGACTTGTAACAAATATTAAACTCCCTATAATTTTTGTCTTTTTTGTTATATTAAGTCCAATTAGAGTATTATCCTTCATTAGGCCAAACAACAATGAAAAGGAAATAATTGGAACAATGCTATTGGCTTGCCAGTATATTTTTGAACCACTAAACACTTTAATAAGTTCTAATGAGAATAAAGACAAAGCAATCAAGCTTACGATAAAGATAAACGACGAATAGGTATTTATCTTAGAATATAAGCGCTGATTACTTGCATGACCAATACGTTTCATTTTTAATGGAGAAAGAGCGAGGCCTAAAGAAGTCGTAATTACAACTTTTAACGTGTTTGCAATCTTAAAGCCCAAAGAGTAGATACCTGTTTTCTCTAGACTTGACATAGAACTTAACATATATCGATCCATGGTTGCTAATAAAACACCTGAAACAGATGCCAACATTAACGGGAATCCATACTCTAACATCTCGCGTAATATTGAGAACTGTAAAGATAATTTAGAATTTTTTACCGTATAAGGAATGAAAAGAAATAACGATACCGCTTCTCCCCAAAGTGTGGCTTGCCAAATAGCAGTTAGTCCAAGTCCTTTATATAATATTCCCCAAAGAATAAGCCCCAAGGTAAGAGTGAGCTTAAAAATCTGAATTGAAATATAAAGCAATGATTTCGTTTGCAGCTTAGCTAAACAGAGTATCTGGTTGTTTATTATTTGCAACAATGATGCAGCGATAGTAAGCTTGAGAAGAAATGAATATTTCTCCGAATCAAACAGAAGATAAGAAATCTTATCCGATAACATTACCAATATTCCTCCAACTGGAATAAGTGTTACAATCAGAAAAAACAAAGTTGTGAAGAAAACAGTGTTTTGGACTTCCTTATACTGGTTATCCCAATACCAACGAGTAAGGCTCTGCACCATAGCCATTGTAAGAATACCAATTAAAAATTGAGAAGTAGCTTCTAATACTGCAAGTGCTCCATAATCAGAGTGTGACAAATAATCAGCATCAGTATAAAGGGGTATCAACACTAAGCCAATCAGCTTAGTTGCAATGCTGCCAATTGCATAAACTGAGGTGTGTTTTGTCGCCTTTTTTATATCTTTAAGCATGCTACAGTTCTAACTGTTTAATGGCAGAAAGCAAGGTAAGTACCTGAGATTTCTCAATTGTGGTTCCACCTAAAAAAAGAGCCTTAGAATCATGCATTAGCTCTTTATCTTCAATCAAGTTTATATGGGTATCAAAATAAGTTTGAAGATATTCTTTTAATTGTTGATTAGTTTTATACCAGTAATCATAAGGATTCATTCCACGTTTCGAACTTAATCTGGCATCTTTCCCTATATGGTATCTGATTCCATCCATTAGATATTTTGGAAACTGTTTAAGAGGAACTCTTTTCCCCCTAAATGGGACAGTTTTATCTGATACTTTAGCATTAATACTCTCCCATTTAAAATTTGCAGCATCGGGATACTTCTGTAAAATCCATTTTTTGTATATCTTATGCTGCTCCCGATATTCTATCGGAATACTCATACAAAAATTAAGAAACTCAATATCTACAAATGGAGAAGATACTTCTGTGTGTATTTGCGCTAAAAAATTCCCACTTAAAGCTCCATTAAATGCTCTTAGATAAAAATTAGCCCTTTCATTATTATTCGCAAATCGGGAAAAATTATCTTTTACTTTAGATGTGTATTTACTTGATGAAGCCTTAAGCTTCTGTTGATTTTCTGTATTCTTGCGAGAGAAAGAGCTAATCACAACATCACCAAGTTGTCCGGAATGTAAGACGCCATAATTAGAGAAATTAATCATATTCATCATATTGTTGGCATGTGCTGAGCCGGAATAAAGGATAACAGCATTTGTCCGTCTAACCATCTCATCGATATCTTTCAAAAAATTGCCATTATCCAAGGCTTTAAACAACCATTCATATCCAAGATATGTACTCATCTCATGTGCAATAGTCATATCAAGGTATCCATACTGAGAAAAGGTTATATTAGTAACTTCTCTGTAACCCATTTCGTATGCCACAAAATTGGTCATTCTACAATCCAGTCCGCCACTCATTGATGCGATATGCTTGTAACCATATTGGATATCTTTATCGAATTCCAACTGAATAGCTTTTCTGAACAAAACATCTATTTGTTCGATACAATCTTGTTCCGAAAGTTTATAATTTGGCGTATTGTCTAAAGTATAATATTTCTTTAAGTTCAATTCTCCTTTTTCAAAAGTAAAATACTCGCCAGCAGTTAACCGGGAAATTTCCTTTACTAAAGTCGAACTATCGGTCATATAACCATATGACAATAAACTATACGCCGCGTTTAAACAAAGGGAATATGACTCCTTACGAGTTTTAAGTTCTTCTATAATTCTAAATATATCCGAACTTATAATAATTGAGTCAGAAGTTTGGCTATAAAATAGTTTTTGATCCCCAATTTGATTTGTAAAAACAATCCATTTATTCGCTTTTTTATCAAACAATGCTCCGCAGAAACTCCCCCTAAATGATTTAAAAAAACACTCTCCGATTGTCTTATACTGTTCAATGCAATGCTTAATGTTCTCTTGTTTGTTAGATGTTGAAAAAGAAAGGTTAACCCCATTCATTAATAAAAAAAGATCATCATTCTCGAAGATGAACGTATCTGCATAAAACTTTATGTCACCAACAATTTCTGCCATGAAATGCTTACCTTTTCTGTCTATCTCAATCGCTATTTCTGCCATAATCCTATTTTGAAAACACGTTTAACCATTCCTTTACTGAAGCTTTTCTATTGAAAAAATATTCACCTATGAGCTGAGGATTCAATTGGCACTTCTTCTTGTATTCATTAATATCCTCTAAAATTGACACAACCTGTTGACCTAAAAGATCAAATGATGAACACTCAAAAAACACCGCACCACTTTCTCTAAAACGACCATAAGGTAACCATGAGGCCGAAATCCCAATATTCCCAGCGTATAATACCTCTTGCAGAGTTCCACTCATTGCATCAGTGTTTTGCATTGTCACAAATATGTCTGATACAATACGAAGCATGGCTAGATCTTCCCAAGAAAGAAAATCTTTAAAGCAAATTATTGTGAGGTGTGAAGCGTTGATGTAGTTTTCTAATTTTGTCTCATACTCTTTGCTTAGTGCATATGTCAACGGTAGTATGATTGTTATATTTTGGCCTTTTAGTTCTTTCTCAATTGCCTTTAATGTCTTAATGTGGTTATTAGCCGAATTACCATTATTACCTATACAAATACATGTTCTATCATTCTTTATATGATATCTTTCTCTAAATGCTTTTAGAGCATTTGTGTTTCCTCGATATGTATCGATAAGCTTGATCAATTTGAAATCGAGAAGAAACAATGCATGTCGGACTTTGTCTCTTAAGTCGAAGCCATATTTGCATAGTAGCATCTGTTCCATTTCAACACTGGAGAGTTGAATAACATTTGCTCTACGATAAGCTCTGGTTAACCAATAGTTGCTAGTTAGTCCATTAGCACGAAAAAGATCACTTCCCCATAGTGATATAATTATGTGACTCTTCCTAGGCAAAAATAGGAGAACGATAGCTCGTTTTATACTTAAATAGTGTACATTATGAATATCGTATTGAGTTGGCCTGGCATGCTGAACTGCCGCTAAGTAATAAAAAGCATCCAGAACACATTTAAAACTTTTTAGTCCTTGTTTATAGTTTATAAAAAAAAACAATAGTGAATAAAATGAGAACAATGCAAATTTCGGGAAGATTTTTAAACCAAAGATTATTGATTTGAAGGTTATTCTGAATTCAATTCCATCATCGTACAGTTTCTTGCTCTTATCAGTCAATTTGATGCCATCATCACAAATCACAGAAGCAGAAAAGGAAATTTGTTCTTGCTTCAGCGAAGCTACAAGTTGATTAACATAGTTTATTGGTTTTCCTAATATTAAAATTCTCATCGTTTATTTTTCTATATACTTTGAGTATTCACTCCATTGCCCAATATCCACCCAGCTTCCTTCAGTTACAGGAAAAACACCAACATTGTAATTCATCTTTTTAAGCTCTTTGATAAGATCCGTGATGTGAAAAAACTTATTCTCTGGGATGATGTCCAGACACTCAGGCTCTAAGATATACAATCCTGCATTGATTTGATATGTTATCTCAGGTTTCTCAGTTAGACTTTCTAGCTGGCCATTTGGTCCTGTCTCAATGGTACCATAAGGTATCTTATAGTGTTTCAATGCAGAGACAATAGTTATTTTATTCTTGTTTTCTTCATGATATTTATAAATATCTGAGAGCTCTTGGTCAATTAATATGTCACAGTTCGACACAAAGAAAGTAGAGTTGATTTTATCTTTAATTAGATGCATGGAACCAGCTGTCCCTAGAGGTTTATCTTCTTGAAAGAATTCGATTTGATAATTACTATTGTTTAAAGTTTTAAAATAATGTTTAATCATTTCAGCTCTGTAATTTACCGAGATATAAAATGACGAACATCCTGCGCCAACAAACCGGTCCATTATATCCTCAATAATGGTCTTCTCATGAATAGGAACCAGAGGCTTTGGAAGCACATTGGTAATAGGTTTAAGTCTGGAGCCTTTGCCCCCAGCCATGATTACAACAGGAAGATTTAGTTTACTTACTTCGCTTTTGTGTATTTCGCCAAAGATATCCTCCCAAAAGTGGATTTTAACGATCTCATTATTCTCATCTAACACAGGCATACATTCTATTCGAAAAGTTAGCATCTGATTCTTTATCTTCTCAAAAGAATCGGTTTTAAAAGCAACACGATTCTCTTTCCGCATAATCCTTGCGATCTTTTCGCTTGTAGGAGTGTTGTTAATTATGGCTCTTTGAATATCCCCAAGGCTAAGTAATCCTAAATATTTACCATATTTAGTTACGATGAGGAGTTTGCGCATCGAAGCATCCATTTGCTTTAGAGCTACAATAATCTTTTCTTCACTTTCTATGAATAGATTCTTTTTATGTGCCATATGTCGTCTCTTTGTTGTTATGGTAGGCCTTATATAGAGAGTCGTATAAGCTAATCTCACTACCCCAGTCTAGTTCATCTCTCAGTTTGCTATTATCTCCGTAGCTTTCATCTGGTTCTTGATTACTAGGAGTTTTACTTTCTACAGTTATTTTTTTTCCAGAAATAGATATTAGCATATCTAAAATATCTTGCATCTTAAATTTCTTCCCACTACAAATATTGTATTCAGAACCATTTTTTCCATTAATCATGATTTTTTTAATGGCTGTACACACATCTTCAACGTCTAAATAATCTCTATAGGCTTGCAAGTTCCCCACCTTTACAACTCCATTGTTGGGTGTTTTCTTGATTTTATCGATGAATGTACCGATAGCTAAACTGGAGGACATACCTGAGCCAATAATATTAAATGGTCTCGCAATTACTATTGGCAGACCATCTCGTTGTAGGATATATTTGGAAAGGAGTTTCTGCAAATGCTTGCTAAAACCGTAATCATTTATGTATAATGGGGAAGCATCTTCTTTTAGTGGAAAATTTTTGTTAATACCATATTCAGCTGCCGATCCTATCAAAACAATTCGTTTTACATTACAGTCAAAAGAATTAATACATTCTAAAAGGTTAAGGGGGCCCAAAAAATTTGTGTTAACAAATTGAGAGAGTTTTGAGCCTGAAATTTGTCCTGCAAAATTCACAATGTATTCTGGATTTACGGATTTTAGCACCGAACATAAACCACTAAAATTATTAAGATCGACCTTAAATTTGTTTTTTGAGTTTATATATTCAGCATTATCATTATTTATATGATAAATATTTGTGCTGTCAAATCCTTTCCCGTTTAGAAAATGGACAAAATGGCTTCCTAAAAAACCACTACTTCCAATTAATAATATTTCTCCCATTAGTTTGATTTAAGCAGGTCATTTTTTATTGCTTCAATATGAGTAATAATATCAAAATGAGACCTTTTGTAGTCATGATTACTCAAATCGAAATCAGCAAAAGCGCCACTCTTGATGATATATCTGAAATTGTTGTCTTCTAATGTTTTAAAGAGTCTCGACAATTCCTGTTCTCCTTCTTTATATGAATGATATTCAATAACTAATCGGTCTACCTTTTTAAGTAAGTTCCCACAATCTTGTAATACTTTAACTTCTACACCTTCGATATCTATTTTGATAAGGTCTATTTGTTGAGTTTCGTTTTCAATTAATGTTTTGAGACGTATAGCTGGGATTTTTGTTGGTATTGTTTGAAATCCATTCGGTTTGAGGAATGAACTTACCTGCCCCCCCCTATCACAATAAAATACAAGATGCCCTTCTTCGTTAGATATCGCATTATTATAGGCGTGAACGTTAGTCAAATTATTTATCTTAATATTCTCTTCAAGAGCTTTGAATACAATAGGGTTAGGCTCGTAGGCTTTTATCTCTGCATTTGGGTATCTGCTTTTGTAATACAGTGAAGCAATCCCCATATTTGCTCCGAGGTCATAGATTAGTGGATTAGCTGAGTCAAAACACACAGCATGTGTTTCGTTTACGAATAAATCAGTGTACATTTGTGAAGCGCTGTCAAAATTCGTTATTGATATTTGGTAATTACCTATTATAATAATAGAAGACTTGTATTTTTCTTGTCTTTTATATTTTCTTCTTGCTTTCTTAACCGCTCTATATTCTTTCTTATTATCAATTTTATTAGCTTTAAGCCCTATTGGTAGTAGTAATAGGTTTATTATATCTTCAATAATTTTCATTGGGAAGTGATATTACATTTTTGAATCTAAGTACTTACCAGTCTCTTTGTGAACAAAGTCTGGAATCATGGAGTGAAACAAATCGACCAAACTTTCTTTAGTCCATTTATGTTCGTTTAATGCTTTGGTTATTTGTCTCTCAAATCCAATGAGTTTGTCCTCATTATAAACTAATCGATTCTTGATGATACCCAAGTTCTTAAAACGTGCCAAGTCAAGCTCTTCATTATTAGTATAAAATTCTTCAAAGGCTTTCTCTCCTGAGGTATCACTTTTTGTAAAAAGGCAAGGCCATTTACCATCTTCGGGTATGGTTGCGGTTAATTCCCTGGCTTCATCCTCATTAGTACAAATAAATGGAACATATCCTTTTTCTTTTAAATACCTTTTGGCAATATCGGCAAATGTTATCAGATGCAGTTCGTCACTCAACTTTGGAAAGAAAATATCACGATTTTCACCAAAAATGCACGACATTAAGCATAGTTCGCCTGATTCCTTAGGCAATACAAAATAACGCTTAATATCGTCTGGCGCCACAATAGGTTGTTGTTTTTCAAGTCGTCGGTTAAAACTATATAATAAAGACCCATCAGAAAATGCAACATTGGCGAAACGAGCCATTGATATGTCAATATCTTTTGATCTTCGCATTACAAACATTTCCATAATCCGTTTTGATGCTCCCATCATACTAACCGGATTAGCCGCTTTGTCTGTTGAAACGCAAAAATATTTTTTGGTGCCTTTAGCAACTGCCTGTTTTATGGTTTTGTCGGTATTAAATATATTTACCTTAATCATTCGCATTAGAGTAAACGGATCTTTTTCGCTACGTACGTGTTTTAATGCAGACAAATTTAGAATATAGTCGTATTTCCCATCAGCCTCCCAAAATGCGTCATATTCATCCGAACCTACATCTAACGCAAATGTTCTAAAATCTCCTTCAATATATCCAAATGAACTTCTTATATCTCTAACCAGTTCAGATAAATTGTTTTCGCTAATATCAACAACATGGAGCTTATTAGGCTTTCTTTTGAATATCTCCTTGGTAACAGCCTGCCCTATGGAGCCAGCTCCACCTATTACAAGAAATCCGGATGAAGAAACGATAGACCTCAACTCCTTTTCGTGTTCAGAGACATCTTTTTCAAACAATTCTGCAGTTCTTCCGATGAGTTTTAACATACACCTACCAATATATAATATCTTCTTTAACCACAAATGTACAATAAATACAATTTGATACATAGGGAAGTTCGAGTCGGTATTCTTTCGTTCAAATATTAGTTCTAAACTTGAAAGCAAAAAGTATGTGATTGAGTTCAACAAAATCTCTTTGCGATACATCATATCTCGTTCTAATTCACACTATCGCTATTGTTCCCATTCACTGATGTGTATAGATTATTCATGGACGTATTCATATCCCAAACGCCTTGTTCTCCACTTCTTCCAGAAGGATTTTGCATCCTTATAACTGAAAAACATCAAACACCAAACTCACAAACCACACCTGTTTTATAGCAACCTGTATAGCATTTCTCAAATCCAGTGGTAGTTTTTCTTAAACCACACCTCCTTTTTAATTTACCAGGGGTACATTTACCTCAACCACACCTCCATCGACTTTTGGGCAAGGTACTTTTTCATTTGGGGCAGCTTCATTTTCAATTACGGGACCTCAAATCAGCCACGGATTACTTGCTTTTACCTGACTACAACTCTTTTAACGCTGTCACCTGTCATTCTATACAAAAAGTCAAGCTTTTATATAACATAAGCAGGAAATATAAAAACACATTAATAACTATTGTGCAAAATAAATGATTGTCGTAACTTTTCATCTGTTAACGCGAAAATGCACCATGCAATTGAATCCCTTTTATTTATCAACCTTCAACTCATGGTCTTTCCGCCGAATATTAATTTCAAAATTTAAAACCGATGAAAGGAAAATCGATTAACAACTTTATGGAAGATTGTCGTATTACAATTTTTAATGCGGCCGACGATGAAATTATCAGCACACGTTTTGCACCCTTTGGATACGACGAAACAAAACACCAAAGCAACAAAACACTGTACCAGGAAACCACAGACATTATTGCTCAAAACAAAATCGAACACGCCGAATACGACGCGGCACGTATCGATTTTAACGATGCGGTTGATGCTGCCCGTAAAATTTACAGCAACATTACACGTTCGCTCCAGTATTGGTACGGCCCCGAAACCCGGGAAGCTTTAAAACTGGGGCTATATAACAACAAAATAGCACGCTATGCCGATTTTGTTCAGGCAGGAAAAGAATTCTACACCGAACTCATTAAACATCCGGATGTAATGGAAAAGCTAGTTCCCTTTGGCCATACACAGAAAAATATAGCTGAATACCAAACAAATATTAACAGCTAGATGACCTGCGTGCCAAACGCGAAAAAGAAAGCGGCGATGCACAATACTATGTTAAAGTCAGAAACGCCAAAATGGACGAACTGGCCGATATAGTGGCCGATATTAAACGCCTTGGCAAACTCGTCTTCACCGAAGACGAAGCTCAATACCTCGAAAAACTGGGGATATTGGTAAAATCATAACTTCAAGCAGCCCCTTGTTTGCAAAAAAACCACAGTCGATAAAATATTACAGGGCTGAAAGTCCGTAATAATTTAGCCTCGGGCGAACAAACCGCCGGATGGCGGGAAGTGTCGCCCGGGGTTAATGAAAAGCATTAAAACAGGCGCAAATGCGAAAATTGATTGAAAATGAAATCTGCCATGCGCCTTATATCGAAACCTTTCTTCATAAATTGAATGAAAAATATTTGTATAGAGAGGGCCGCTCAACTGGGGAGAAAAGCGGCCCCCCATAACAAAGCCAGGGAACTATTAGATTAAGCCCTTTAAGAATGAATGGAGAAGATATCATAAACTCCCACAGGCTCGAATTTGTTCTGTCAACTGAATACTCTCCCTCACATCCTCAACTCCAAAACCATTCCCGGCTAAAATATGGCGGTACGATTCGGTATGAAGGTCGGTAAAGCCATCAGTAAAGTCGATTTCTTCATCGTTAACTTTAATCGAACGAAAAGTTCTTTTTCCTGCTCGTACTACTTGATCAGGCAAATCATGCTCATCGAGACTTAAGTTCCAGTTTACCTCGGCATTCGCGAGTTTTAAAGTTCCGGCTGCTTTAAATGGTTCGTAAATATTTACCTTGCACTCGCGCAAACTGCCAAATATCCAGATCAGCATATCAAACAGGTGAATGCCTATGTTGGTAGCAATCCCTCCTGATTTTTGCACATCGCCTTTCCAGCTTTTAAAATACCACTTTCCTCGGGTGGTGATATAGTTTAGATCAATCTCGTAAAATTTATCCTTACCGGCGAGGTCGACTTTCCTTTTTAGTTCGACAATGGCCGGATGATGACGAAGTTGCAAAATGGAGTAAACGCGTTTTCCGGTTTCTGCTTCTATATCTTTGATAATCCGCATTTCGTTGGGATGTATCACCATGGGTTTTTCACAAATGGCATCGGCACCGTTCCTTAACGCAAAACGAATGTGCGAAGGATGCATATAATTGGGCGTGCATATACTTACGTAATCAATCGGCTTTTCAGCCATGCGCTGATCATCCATAAACCGGTCAAGGTTTTCGTGCTCCATAAAAAACTCTGCATTGGGGAAATAATTGTCCATTTTGCCCATCACATCAAAACGATCAGAAGCACAAACCAGCTGATTGCCAGTCTCCTTAATGGCTCT
Proteins encoded in this region:
- a CDS encoding FkbM family methyltransferase, which codes for MKIIEDIINLLLLPIGLKANKIDNKKEYRAVKKARRKYKRQEKYKSSIIIIGNYQISITNFDSASQMYTDLFVNETHAVCFDSANPLIYDLGANMGIASLYYKSRYPNAEIKAYEPNPIVFKALEENIKINNLTNVHAYNNAISNEEGHLVFYCDRGGQVSSFLKPNGFQTIPTKIPAIRLKTLIENETQQIDLIKIDIEGVEVKVLQDCGNLLKKVDRLVIEYHSYKEGEQELSRLFKTLEDNNFRYIIKSGAFADFDLSNHDYKRSHFDIITHIEAIKNDLLKSN
- a CDS encoding UDP-N-acetylglucosamine 4,6-dehydratase — protein: MLKLIGRTAELFEKDVSEHEKELRSIVSSSGFLVIGGAGSIGQAVTKEIFKRKPNKLHVVDISENNLSELVRDIRSSFGYIEGDFRTFALDVGSDEYDAFWEADGKYDYILNLSALKHVRSEKDPFTLMRMIKVNIFNTDKTIKQAVAKGTKKYFCVSTDKAANPVSMMGASKRIMEMFVMRRSKDIDISMARFANVAFSDGSLLYSFNRRLEKQQPIVAPDDIKRYFVLPKESGELCLMSCIFGENRDIFFPKLSDELHLITFADIAKRYLKEKGYVPFICTNEDEARELTATIPEDGKWPCLFTKSDTSGEKAFEEFYTNNEELDLARFKNLGIIKNRLVYNEDKLIGFERQITKALNEHKWTKESLVDLFHSMIPDFVHKETGKYLDSKM
- a CDS encoding Gfo/Idh/MocA family oxidoreductase translates to MKRFVVIGAAGYVAERHMRAIKETGNQLVCASDRFDVMGKMDNYFPNAEFFMEHENLDRFMDDQRMAEKPIDYVSICTPNYMHPSHIRFALRNGADAICEKPMVIHPNEMRIIKDIEAETGKRVYSILQLRHHPAIVELKRKVDLAGKDKFYEIDLNYITTRGKWYFKSWKGDVQKSGGIATNIGIHLFDMLIWIFGSLRECKVNIYEPFKAAGTLKLANAEVNWNLSLDEHDLPDQVVRAGKRTFRSIKVNDEEIDFTDGFTDLHTESYRHILAGNGFGVEDVRESIQLTEQIRACGSL